One region of Syntrophobacter fumaroxidans MPOB genomic DNA includes:
- a CDS encoding MMPL family transporter: MDLLRRYLRIWMNFVLNWPRLVLAIAFASAIASVGLTVTKLGMLTDQLELISPDHPLIALSDRLDAFTSDSKRRFTVAVKASNPHRAVAFANELSSKIAQDPVHFQNMFYRVDPEMFKTWQLLYLDRQELVDLRDKIVEQEKLVRGLAQEPGLLSLLRLINQEMASRMVGELFTGFLDEKATEDSRQEPFDLNFLITVLEGMSSYLNDSPSYQSPWSSLFKDSSWDPDLEGFFWEGRKQYLLAFVIPHKSDEGFLRTQGALDKLRALLLEVRASYPDVQAGVTGQEALINDEMTTVLSDMEVATWLSIAGVFVLLVAFRRSVRRPLLQIISLTVGLCWTLGWTTLFVGHLNIISIVFAPLLCGLGVDSGIHWFSRLEEEEHCGDCDMKSVVRIVNDRSGPGILLAGLSTTLAFLPFVLTGFRGLIELGLVTGMGILLNLFADFSVLPALAVLAGGKPKQKLSPEAIPGEKDLIRLRPGHSRLVLAGAGVLALLCTLSGSHVYFDLNPLRLQPAEAESVVWEKALIENSERSALSASSFAASPEEVRTKSAALKALPSVSEVESIFSLLPEDQEEKIPLLRSLGPRIPEIRADAMESRPPSPAEFVEVLERIRFKLQDDQAERWGADKPLVEQMTRVRALTQEIVGLLRGSSHAPERLMEYRKRFLEDMMNKWDSLRKGTDPSPMDVENLPALLRGWFVQDGIYLLRIYPKESVWEAHALTKFVREIQSVDPEVVGEPVSLFVFASAYRNACIKASMFALVGISILLALTFRNLRLTLLALVPLGLGTLLTVGIMGVADVQFNLANSVFMPLVVGAGVEYAVVILSRWKEGRMLPGHLPFSTGKGVILAALTTTVGFGALMISHHRGIFSLGFVAWAGSLCVLASAILVLPAILTSLQPQKVEEEGQAVAR; encoded by the coding sequence ATGGACTTGCTGAGACGCTACCTGCGGATATGGATGAACTTCGTGCTGAACTGGCCGCGCCTGGTGCTGGCCATCGCTTTCGCATCGGCCATCGCGTCCGTCGGGCTGACCGTAACGAAGCTCGGCATGCTTACGGACCAACTCGAGCTCATCTCACCGGATCATCCCTTGATCGCCTTGAGCGACAGACTCGACGCCTTCACTTCAGACAGCAAGAGGCGGTTCACCGTTGCCGTCAAGGCTTCGAACCCGCACCGGGCGGTCGCTTTTGCCAACGAGCTGTCCTCGAAAATCGCACAGGATCCGGTCCACTTTCAGAACATGTTCTATCGCGTGGACCCGGAGATGTTCAAGACGTGGCAACTCTTATACCTGGACAGGCAGGAACTGGTCGACCTCAGGGACAAGATCGTCGAGCAGGAAAAGCTCGTCCGGGGGCTGGCTCAGGAGCCGGGGTTGTTGAGCCTGCTGCGGCTCATCAACCAGGAGATGGCCTCCCGGATGGTTGGCGAGCTGTTCACGGGCTTTCTCGATGAAAAGGCAACCGAAGACAGCCGGCAGGAACCTTTCGACCTGAATTTTCTCATCACGGTTCTGGAGGGGATGTCGAGCTATCTGAACGACTCTCCCTCTTACCAATCGCCGTGGTCTTCCCTGTTCAAGGATTCCTCGTGGGATCCCGACCTTGAGGGCTTCTTCTGGGAAGGCAGGAAGCAGTACCTCCTGGCCTTCGTCATACCCCATAAATCGGACGAGGGATTTCTCCGAACACAGGGGGCCCTGGACAAGCTTCGCGCTCTGCTCCTGGAGGTAAGGGCTTCCTATCCCGACGTGCAGGCGGGGGTGACTGGTCAGGAAGCATTGATCAACGACGAGATGACCACTGTTTTGAGCGACATGGAGGTTGCCACGTGGCTCTCCATCGCCGGGGTGTTCGTTCTCCTGGTGGCCTTCCGGCGGAGTGTCCGCCGCCCGCTGCTCCAGATCATCTCCCTCACCGTGGGACTCTGCTGGACGCTGGGCTGGACGACGCTGTTTGTCGGCCACCTCAACATCATCTCCATTGTCTTTGCCCCCTTGCTGTGCGGGCTCGGGGTGGATTCGGGCATCCACTGGTTCTCCCGGCTGGAAGAGGAGGAGCATTGCGGCGACTGCGACATGAAGTCGGTCGTCAGGATCGTGAACGACCGCTCCGGCCCCGGGATTCTTCTTGCCGGGCTCAGTACGACGCTGGCTTTCCTGCCGTTTGTGTTGACGGGTTTCAGGGGGTTGATCGAGCTGGGGCTGGTGACCGGGATGGGAATCCTGCTCAACCTGTTCGCCGACTTCAGCGTACTGCCCGCTCTTGCCGTGCTGGCGGGAGGAAAACCGAAACAAAAATTGTCTCCGGAGGCAATACCGGGGGAAAAGGACCTGATTCGGCTCAGACCCGGCCACTCGCGGCTGGTTCTGGCCGGGGCCGGAGTGCTGGCTCTTTTGTGCACGCTGAGCGGAAGCCATGTGTACTTCGATCTCAACCCCTTGCGGCTCCAACCCGCGGAGGCCGAATCGGTCGTTTGGGAAAAAGCGCTGATCGAGAACTCGGAACGATCGGCACTGTCCGCCAGTTCCTTTGCCGCCTCGCCGGAGGAAGTGAGGACGAAGTCCGCCGCGCTGAAAGCTCTGCCGTCCGTTTCAGAGGTCGAGAGTATCTTTTCGCTGCTCCCGGAGGACCAGGAGGAAAAGATTCCCCTGCTCCGTTCCCTTGGTCCCAGGATTCCTGAAATACGCGCCGATGCAATGGAGAGCCGGCCGCCGTCGCCGGCGGAATTCGTGGAAGTCCTGGAGCGGATCCGGTTCAAGCTCCAGGACGATCAGGCTGAACGATGGGGGGCGGACAAGCCTCTCGTGGAGCAAATGACCCGTGTGCGGGCGCTCACGCAGGAGATCGTCGGCCTGCTCCGCGGATCGTCCCACGCACCCGAAAGGCTCATGGAGTACCGCAAACGATTCCTGGAAGACATGATGAACAAATGGGATTCCTTGAGAAAGGGGACCGATCCGTCACCCATGGATGTGGAGAATCTGCCCGCTCTTTTGAGAGGCTGGTTCGTCCAGGACGGTATCTACCTGTTGCGCATATACCCCAAGGAGTCCGTCTGGGAAGCACACGCGCTCACTAAATTCGTGCGGGAGATTCAGAGCGTTGACCCGGAAGTCGTCGGGGAACCCGTGTCCCTGTTCGTTTTTGCCTCCGCGTACAGGAATGCGTGCATCAAGGCTTCCATGTTCGCGCTGGTGGGGATCTCCATTCTGCTGGCACTCACGTTCAGAAACCTGCGGCTGACCCTGCTGGCGCTCGTCCCCCTGGGTCTTGGAACACTGTTGACCGTCGGAATCATGGGCGTGGCCGACGTTCAGTTCAATCTCGCGAACAGCGTGTTCATGCCGCTCGTGGTGGGGGCGGGCGTGGAATATGCCGTCGTCATTCTGAGCCGCTGGAAGGAGGGAAGGATGCTGCCCGGACACCTTCCGTTCAGCACGGGGAAAGGGGTCATCCTGGCCGCCCTGACGACGACGGTGGGCTTCGGCGCTCTCATGATCTCTCATCACAGGGGTATTTTCAGCCTGGGGTTCGTGGCCTGGGCCGGAAGCCTCTGCGTCCTGGCGAGCGCCATACTCGTGCTGCCCGCCATTTTGACGTCCCTGCAACCTCAAAAGGTCGAAGAGGAGGGGCAGGCCGTCGCGCGGTGA
- a CDS encoding choice-of-anchor J domain-containing protein, translating to MKRSVFHCAGLVSVFLLVLFSFACPVSAGIEEVYGIEEVIYATGFEAGPGDWSAEDGLWEIGSPAAGPGSCYEGAQCAGTRTGPSVGRLVSPPVVLPSVAGGEEIHLSFRHWYSYGPDYQGSGTVEISHFDFQTDGWSQWEALGDSFIGKSTRWSLEDVDLTAYNGRTVRIAFKSDSGNRDDAGWHVDAVEIRKSGNDFAAEGATAVRPTITSFKINNGAATTTRRRVFLNNTTTGTPTRYKASESPTFAGATWHPYSRNPSFTLSAGAGTKTVYFRVKNAAGQSTVKQDTIKLTNPLGGTWTGRWTSDYGADSGSLKLVATQTATGYTGRLTVGNTECGTFSDLPAKLTLSGNTVTCTAASSCAGQPIQLKFTEGVLSDNTINGYYNIYVSGSHYDSGTFRLSK from the coding sequence ATGAAGAGATCCGTTTTCCATTGTGCTGGTTTGGTATCCGTGTTCCTCCTGGTGTTGTTCTCGTTTGCCTGCCCGGTGTCCGCCGGGATTGAGGAGGTATACGGGATCGAGGAAGTGATCTACGCGACGGGCTTTGAAGCCGGCCCGGGCGATTGGTCCGCCGAAGACGGTCTGTGGGAAATCGGCTCCCCCGCGGCCGGACCGGGGAGCTGTTACGAGGGCGCTCAATGCGCCGGCACCCGAACCGGTCCCTCCGTCGGCCGGCTCGTCTCGCCTCCCGTGGTTCTGCCATCCGTTGCAGGTGGTGAGGAGATTCATCTGAGCTTCCGTCATTGGTACTCATACGGTCCCGACTATCAGGGAAGCGGAACGGTCGAGATCAGTCACTTCGATTTTCAAACGGACGGATGGTCCCAATGGGAAGCTCTCGGGGACTCGTTCATCGGAAAGAGCACCCGCTGGTCCCTGGAGGACGTCGATTTGACCGCCTATAACGGCCGGACGGTCAGAATCGCTTTCAAAAGCGATTCGGGGAACCGCGACGATGCCGGCTGGCATGTGGATGCCGTTGAAATACGGAAGAGCGGGAACGATTTTGCCGCGGAGGGGGCCACTGCCGTACGGCCGACCATCACCTCTTTCAAGATCAACAACGGCGCCGCCACAACCACCAGGCGCAGAGTTTTTCTGAACAACACCACAACCGGGACTCCCACCCGGTACAAGGCCAGTGAATCGCCGACGTTTGCGGGCGCAACCTGGCATCCCTACTCGAGGAACCCGAGTTTCACCCTGAGCGCGGGTGCCGGCACGAAGACGGTCTATTTCAGGGTGAAAAACGCGGCAGGCCAGTCAACGGTCAAACAGGACACGATCAAGCTCACCAATCCCCTGGGCGGGACCTGGACCGGGCGTTGGACCAGCGATTACGGCGCCGATTCAGGGTCCCTGAAGCTGGTCGCCACGCAGACCGCGACGGGTTACACGGGAAGACTGACCGTCGGGAACACGGAATGCGGAACCTTTTCAGACCTGCCGGCAAAGCTCACTCTATCCGGCAACACGGTGACATGCACCGCCGCATCTTCCTGCGCCGGGCAGCCGATCCAGCTGAAATTCACCGAAGGCGTACTGAGCGACAATACGATAAACGGATATTACAACATCTATGTGAGCGGGAGCCATTACGATTCCGGGACTTTCAGACTGAGCAAATGA